The Anoplopoma fimbria isolate UVic2021 breed Golden Eagle Sablefish chromosome 5, Afim_UVic_2022, whole genome shotgun sequence genome contains a region encoding:
- the LOC129091676 gene encoding transmembrane protein 100-like yields the protein MAHLFLASKITMPDDLHSKGGARIPRNAVRGPTSISAEKLSREKARKERGAVVTTRVPHVNEVQLTAATGGAEMSCYRCTVPFGVVVLIAGVVVTAVAYTFNSHGSTISVLGLVLLSAGLGLLGSSAVCWRVRLRKKKDKRRESQTALMASQGYCVA from the coding sequence ATGGCCCACCTCTTCCTCGCCAGTAAGATCACTATGCCGGACGACCTCCACAGCAAAGGCGGTGCCCGGATCCCCAGGAACGCCGTGAGGGGGCCGACCTCGATCTCAGCCGAGAAGCTGAGCCGGGAAAAGGCTAGGAAGGAGCGTGGCGCCGTCGTGACTACGCGGGTCCCACACGTCAACGAGGTCCAGCTGACGGCGGCCACCGGAGGCGCAGAGATGTCCTGCTACCGCTGCACTGTGCCGTTCGGCGTGGTCGTCCTCATCGCCGGTGTCGTGGTCACAGCGGTGGCGTACACCTTCAACTCCCACGGGTCCACCATCTCGGTGCTGGGACTggtgctgctgtctgctggactgggcCTGCTGGGGTCCAGCGCCGTCTGCTGGAGGGTCCgactgaggaagaagaaggacaagcgGAGGGAGAGCCAGACTGCCCTCATGGCCAGCCAGGGGTACTGTGTGGCCTGA